ATTCACTTTCCTCGATGGTTTGATTGAACAAAACTTGACATGCTTTCTGATAAAGCCATGCTCCCACGCCATAGGCAAGAACAGTGCCAATTGCTAAAAGAATGTACTTTGTGATTTTGATCAAGTACCTCACCTCATTCAGAGTTTTATACATATTACACAAGACGTAAAAATATGGAAAAAGTTTCTGTGTAAGGCAAGCTAGAGTACGTATCTTCTGAGAGTTTTGGATCGGCTTATGTTGTACAATAATAGAATGCAGGTAAAATCACTCTTTATTAACTCTAAAAAAGAAAGAGACTGAAGCAATCATGGCGATTTTCAATTACAATTCTGAACGTCCCTTCAGGGGAAATCCCGATCTGCATCTCCATTACTGGGGGCGGGAGCAGTGTCTTCCCGGACATTATTTCGGACCCGGAGTTCGTGACGTATACAAAATACATTTCATTCATGAGGGAACAGGCAAGGTAACTGTGGGTGAGCAGACCCATATCCTACAAGCGGGACAAGCTTTTCTTACCTATCCTCATATCGTTACCTCTTATGCAGCAGACCTATCGAAGCCCTGGACCTATTCCTGGGTAGCTTTTACCGGTGAACAGGTAGCATATATTTTATCCAAAACTTCCTTGTCACCTGAGCAGCCGGTCTTCCCGATGGATGAACAGCTTATGCCTAATCTCTACGAGCGCCTGATACAAGCAGCCGACACTTCGGATTGTCTTGACCTGCCGCTGAAAGCGATTATGTACGAGTTCTTCTCCCTTTTACTTCGTGCGGTGCCAGCAGTTCCGGATGTACTTCCTTTACCACGTCAAAAGAGCATTTACGTCGAGCAAAGCCTACACTTTTTGCATACGCATTATTGTGAGAACATTACGGTAGAGATGTTGTCTTCTTCCCTCAAACTAGATCGCAAATATTTATCCTCCTTGTTCAAAAGGACCATTGGTATGCCGCCGCAGCAGTATTTATTAAATTACCGAGTCGCCAAAGCATGCGAGCTTCTGACAGAGACCCTTTGTACAATCGGTGAGATCTCGCGTTCTGTCGGCTATCAGGACCCCTTACTCTTTTCGCGGATGTTCAAAAGGGTGAAGGGCTGTTCTCCAAAAGAATACCGTGTCCGTCATCTCGAAAATGACATTGTGCTATAAACTCCTTCCTTGCTGACATACGTTTGTCCCGGATCTTTCGCTACAATAAGGACGTAACGTAAACAGAAATAAGTCTTTTTAGGAGGAAATAATAATGTACAACGCAAGCACTACCAGATATGACAATATGAAATATAACCGCACTGGAAAAAGCGGTCTACTCCTTCCGGCGATCTCGCTCGGACTATGGCATAACTTTGGTGGCAACGACTTATTCGAGAATGGTCGCGCCATGGCAAGAAGAGCTTTCGATCTTGGAATCACACATTTTGATCTCGCTAATAACTACGGTCCGCCAGCTGGCTCCGCAGAAGAAAGCTTTGGTCAAATTCTTAAGAAGGACCTGGCTCCTTATCGAGACGAAATGGTCATCTCTACGAAAGCCGGATATTATATGTGGGCTGGCCCTTATGGTGAATGGGGCTCCAAGAAATATCTCGTCTCAAGCCTAGACCAAAGCTTGAAACGTATGGGACTTGATTATGTAGATATTTTCTATCACCACCGTCCAGATCCAAATACACCACTGGAAGAGACCATGGCTGCACTGGATCTCATTGTCCGCCAAGGTAAGGCTCTGTATGTGGGGATTTCAAATTACAATCCTGAGCAAACACGCGAAGCCGCGCAGATTCTACGTCGACTTGGAACGCCATGTCTGATTCATCAGCCTAACTACTCCATGATGTCCCGCTGGATTGAAGACGGCTTGCAGGACGTATTAGAAGAAGAGGGTATCGGTTCGATTGTGTTCTCTCCACTACAAGGAGGCATTCTGACCGACCGCTATCTTAACGGAATTGCTCCTGATTCTCGCGCTGCTGGACCAAGTGTATTCCTATCCGAAGATGCTATTACGGAAGAGAAGATCGCTAAGGTTCGCAAACTGAACGAGATTGCTGCAGCACGTGGACAAAAAATGTCTCAACTAGCGTTATCTTGGGTACTACGTGGGGGTAAAGTAACTTCCGCTTTGATCGGCGCAAGTAAGGTGAGCCAGATTGAAGATGCAGTCGCTTCCTTGAATGCACCGGAGCTAAGCGCAGAAGAGCTGGAGCAAATTGAGACGATTTTGCGAGGATAATTCATATATTAAAAAAGGACGGCCAATGAGGTCAGGCAGCTTAAGCTTCTCTGGCACTTCATTGGCCGTTTTTTTCATACTCACCCAAAAATCTGTGTGATATACACCATTATTAATAATCCAAAGATAAACGAATACGTCGAAGGCCGTTCATAACCATGACCATGACTCTCCGGAATAAGCTCCTTGTAAACGATGAATAACATAGCTCCAGCTGCAAAAGCGAGACCATAGCCCACTATATTCTGTAGGTAACTGGCTGTAAAATACCCAACAACCGCAGAGACCATCTCCATTAGGCCGGTAAGCGTAACGATTCCCAAGGCCTTTAGCTTGCTTGTTCGCGAATTCATGAGAAAGACTGCAAGAATCAATCCTTCCGGCATATTTTGTGCACCAATGGCAATGGCCACGGTAGGCCCCAGACTGGCCTGTTCGCTGGCATAACTGAACCCCGTACTGAGCCCTTCGGGTATGTTGTGAATGAACAGCGCAATCAAAACGAGCAGCGCCTTCGAATCCATATTTGTATATCCCGGTTTATTCTCCACGTCGATATGCGGGATGTTTTTTTCAATTAAATCGAGAAGCAGCACTCCTGTAACCAGGCCCAAGGTTAAAGCGATAATCCCCGATTCTTTAATCGCTTGCGGCATGAGTCCAAATGTGGAAGCAGATACCATAATACCTGCTGTAAAAGCAACGAGAACGTCCTTCCATTTCTCAGATAACCGCTTCACGAACAGAATCGGAAATGCTCCAAGAACCGTAGCCATTGCCGATACAAAGCTGCCTAAAAGCGCAGTTTCCAAACCTTCAACTCCTTTTGGTACAAGTCGGATAGACCAACATATGATGAATGAAAAATAATTATAACTCCCTATTTAAAACTACCTTACAGTTTCTTCATTATACAAATTCAGCGCCAAGCTCATAAAGTCCTCATCCAGATAGCTGTCCTCCAGCTTCATCGCATTTCGTTCTGTCCCATAAAGAGTGAATCCAAGCGACTCATAGAGTCTTTTCGCTGGAATATTGCTGGACACTACGGAGAGATTAAGTATCTCCAAGCCCGGAAGCTCTGCTGCTCTTGTGATCAGTTCCTTCATCAGAGCTTGCCCTACCCGCTGTCCCCGAACTTTCTGGTCCACATACATTCCCACTACATTTCCTTTATGCTGGATCTTTGATCTGCTCTCACGGATAAAAGTTACCACACCCACCAATTCACCATTTTCAGTGAAACCACCCAGCGTAAACCGTTCTTCGCTTAGGTTCAGTCTGCTCCGTGTTGTCTCTATCGGCATTTCTTTTTCCGCTTCATAGCTGCTCAAGAAAGCTTCAGGATGTTCCCGTAGAGACTGTAGACGAATGTTCCGGTAAATCTCCGCATCGGTAGAATTCAATAGACGGACATCCAAGATCACAACCTCCTTCTTACCATACAGATGAATATCTATATAATGGTCTCTAATTTTTATAAATCATATCCCAATTCTCTTGTCAGAAGCAATCCAAAGTGAATTTATCACCATTTACTACAATGACATATAGACAACTTCAACTTATCTACCTACATAACGTTGATAAACGCTGCTATATCATCCTCAATTAGCTTCAAAGCACTTCTCCAGAAATCGATGGAGTGAACATCTACATCCATAGTCTTCGCTACATCAACAATATCATGCTTGCTAGTAGCACTTAGGAACTGGTGATAACGGGCGACAAAATCCTTGCCTCTATTTAAATATTCCGCGTACAGCCCTTTAGAGAATAGTAGACCGAATGAATAAGGGAAGTTCAAGAATTCATTACCGGCGATAAAATATCCAATCTTGTTCATCCACATATACGGATGGATCGTATCAAGATCAATACTCCCACCATAAGCTTCCGCCATACACGCACGCATCAATTCGTTTAGCTCCTGAACAGGTAGAGGTCCCGATGCTCTTCTCTCATATAGTTTAAGCTCGAATAAATAACGGGCATAGAAGTCTACAAGATAATAACCCGCATCCGAAATACTTCTCTCCAAAATAAGTAGTGCTTCCTTCTCGTTAGAACTAGCAATTAGTGTCTGATTCACAATGGTCTCGCAAAAGATCGAGGCCGTTTCAGCAATCGGTATCGGATAATCTGTGTTCAACATCGTTTCATTCGCCAGACAAGAACTATGATACGCATGACCGAGCTCATGGGCAAGGATGCTAATATCCATGGCATTTCCAGTGAACTGGGTCATGATTCTACTCTCCCCAATCGGAAAAATATCAATGCAAAGCCCATAGCCTCCTTTTCCTGCTCTCGGTTCTGCGTCAATCCATTGTTGATCAAAAGCCTTTTGGGCAAAACAAGTCAATTCCTCACTAAAAGTTGCGAAGCTGGCGACGATTGTGTCTTTTGCGTCAGAATATGTAATTCTCCCATTCTCTGCCCCTACAGGTGCGAAAATATCATAAAAGGGTAAATTTCCAGAATGACCTAACAGATCAGCTTTCTTTTGATAATAAGTATGAAACGATGGAAGACTTTCCTTAAGGGCAACGAGCATAGCCGATAACGTTTCTCTGTCCATTCTTGAAGATGCTAGCACCTTTTCCAGAGATGATTTATATCCCCGCATGCCATAAATCGTTAGTGCCTCACCACTTATTCCATTCAAACAGGCCGCAGAGACATCAGCAATCCGACTGTAGGCTTCAACCTCAGCTTCATAAGCTGCTTTTCTTAATGTAGCATTATTCTCGTAGGCCATACTTTTTAGCTCTGCAAGTGTAACTTGTCTGGATTCACCTTCCACCACGATATCTGCAAGTGTACTCGAAATTTTTTCCATATAGAGCCTACTCCATGCTTTGGACCCCGTGCTCTGCATTCTGGCGATAGCCACTTCGACTTCTTCACTTAACTCATAACGGGATTGTAATAATAGTTCATTCAAATAGAATTGATGTTCCATTAGGTAAGGTGAGCTGGCGATAAGCATATCTAAATGTTCACAAATACTAACCCAGCGCTTAAATCCCACAACTACTCCAGTAATCTCTGAATTTGCATTCTCAATATCATCAACAAGATTCATAGCTTCCTCACTGTTATTATCCGCACTAAGCGTTAGCTCTGCATAAGCTAATAAACATATATATACGCCTTTATAATCATTGTATAGTCTTAGAAAGTTCTCGATCGCAACAGCGGAAACATCCTTACGTTTCAGATTGCCGTCAGCCCATATTTTTAAATCTTGTATATGTTGGCTCAGTAGCTTGCGATCCCCACTTAGCTTCTCCGATTCAAAAGAGGGGTATAAGCAGTCCAAATTCCAGGTCATATTCATTCGTGAATCTCTCCTCTACTTCTTTGCCCATCTTCAGATTTCTTCATTATACCGTCCTTAGCGGAGAAAATCTGTATAATGCTATACTGCCTATGCTCTCGGGTGGGAGCTAATCACAAAAAAAGGATCCTGCCAACGTCCGGCAGGATCAAGGTTTATATTATAAGGGGGTTATGTGATTACTATAACCCTCTTAGCTTAAAAGAATATGAATAGTAGATAAAGATTGGCTTAATCTAATGGTCCGATAGGTATCCATCTTCTATTAGACTGGTTATCATAGATTAACTTCACTGCGGATGGCTCTCTGCCCTCTTCATCAAATATTTCAAGTTCATTGACCTCCTGCAACCAAGCCATCGGAATTTTATAATCCTCTTGCGGTCCGATATTCCAGTAACGTCCAAGGTCGATGCCGTTCAGTTTCACATACCCTTTACTCATTCCCGTTAACCGAAGCTTAAGTTTGGCATGGACAGCTTCTGGAAGAATGAGTCTTGAAAAATGCAATGTATGCCAGACTGGCCCTTTAATCAGCCCTTTATTATGAACTAATACTCGATCAAGTAAATTAAGATCATAAGTATGCCATCCGCCAAGCTCAGTCTTTGAATGGTAGGTGATAAGCTCCAGACGATCTATTGGAGATTTATGATAGTACATTTCGATCTCGTTAACACCTTCCTGAACATACGCGGATATATCGAGTGTATGGAACATAAACCAATCCTGAAATCCACTAATTTCAATTAGCTGTCCATTAATTTTCAACTTTCCGCTCATTGCCCCTACCAGAATGGCGCGATCCTGATCTTGCAAAGTAAAGGTCCGTCGCATAACAGTACCTGAGTCAATGACACAAAGCTGTCCTAGTTCAATATAGTTGCCCTCACACTGCCATTGTTCACGAAGGTCAACAGCAGCTCCATCCAGAAATACAGGGCCTTGAATACCCTTAAACTCTCCCAGGAAAGGAGAAAAGTTCAATCTACCCATATTTTGAACAAGCAACTGCAAATGGTTAGTCTGATCGGGCTTCAGTCTCAGCTGTATACAAGATGCTCCCAGTTGACGAACCATCTGTTGTTCTTCTCCGTTTACATATACTCTAAAGCTGTCCTGTACTTTGGGAATCACCAGCGTTCTGACTTCTTCAGGTCCCTGCTTGAGTTCACAGGTGTACAGCAGATGCCCAAACGGCTTCTCCATAGCAGAGAAATCAACTGGTGTATCTCCGGATTTATAACTGGCAGTAGGTAAGAAACTTACCACTGATGAGGCGTTCAGACTTAACACCGGCTTCTCAAAATGTATATATGGTGAGGTCTCTTCCTCTTCAACTGCCTGTACAGCCCAGTCACCTAAATGAATAATATTTGATTCACTACCATTTAATACAGCTTTTATTTCACCATCTTCAGCGATATCCATATCAGCATATCCTAGAGCCCAGCGTATGCCTGACTGATCCTCCAAACGCCAGCTAGCATCAGCCATTTCCCCGTTCACTAATATAAGTCTGAATTGCTTCCCACCAATAATGAGAGAAATCGCTTGCATCTCCTCAAAATGAAAGCTGTCCAGCGTCAACTTCTTATCGTCACTACTCAGCTCCATCAGCTGCGGTCGCTGTCCAGTCCATTGGATCGACTGTTCCGATTCTATCTCAATCCAAGAACGAGCTCCATTATCTGCAGCTACAATTAATGTATGAATTCCGTCTAGTTCCTCATTGCAGAGCAGATAGGAGTTGCAGGTTAAGAAAACATCAGGAACAACCTCAAAACGTTCGAGAACTGGCATGATCGCTCTTGGATTCACATTCACAGGAATCGTTCTACCACTGGACAAGGTAAGAAATGTATTTTCCCTCTCCTCCTTGCCACTCTCTACAAACCAGATCCGCTGACTTCCCCACTCTTTATAACGAACCGTAAAGCCTTCACTTACTTGAGTTACAGCATTTGTTCCTTCTACCGAATTCAATAGCAGACCTTTTATCGCTAGAGTATAATATGCTAGTTTCTTGGCTACAGCATATTTTTTGGTCACTCTGCCGTACTCATTTAATGGGGCATCATAATCATAAGACGTGACCATAAAAATATCGCTTGCACCTACCGTTCTCCCTCCGTAACTTCCAAAATTGGTACCTCCATAGAACATATAATGACTGATCCCGCTATATCCAGCACGCAGTATCTCCATTGTTCTCTTTTCATAAATATTGGCAGTTTTCTGCGTTGCAGCTTGTGCTCCCCAATGCTCAAACCATCCGGTCCAAAATTCGGTAACGATCTTAGGCATCTCCGGCTGTTTAAGATGCAAATTCTCATAGTGCTGGTCGGCATTCGACCAGAAGTTGGCACCTTCGATTGTGCCTTCCGCGCCACCTACACAAGTAATCAGCGGCACCGCGATTCCCCGACGGATCAAGCCATCTCTTAAGTAATTCATATATTCTGCTGCAGCATCATCATCGACCAGATAACCATATTCGTTCTCTACCTGAACAAGGATTACCGTGCCTCCGTTGTCAATCTGGCGATCGCGAATAATTGGGACAATTGCATCAAAATAAAGATCGACACCATCCAGATAAGGTTTGTTAAAGGTTCTGAATTCAATTCCTTTTTTGTTATTTAGCCACCATGGGAATCCTCCGAAGTCCCACTCTGCACAAATGAAGGGGCCGGGGCGGGCAATTACCCATAATCCCAACTCAGCACATAAATCAAGAAATGCACCACAATCCTGATCCCCTTCGAAATTCCACTCACCCTCCTGTGGCTCATGTACATTCCAGGCAAAATAGGTATCCACACAGTTCATGCCTGCTAACTTTGCCTTCACCAGAACTTCGCGCCATTCTTCTCTAGGCATGCGGAAATAGTGGATGGCCGCACTATTGATAAAAACTTGCTCTCCATTAATGGTGTAGCTTTTTGCATTGTAATTGACAGTCATTCTCTCCACACCTCTTTCTATTCTTTCAATCGAACACTCGAAATTACAATTGTCGTAACCGACTGTTGCTCCACATTTATTTGTAATCCGTTTTTGTATAATGGCAATTCAGTTTCTTCCAAATTAGCGGAAGCTGATGTCCGATAAACCGCTGCAATTGTGCTGTTCAACTCAAATGGAGTTAAATCATAGGTTATTTCTTTATCCGATTGCTCGTTTCTAATAACTAGAGTAAGCTGCTGCGTGACTTCATTGTATGCTGCCACTGTGCGCCCATCATTTGTCGGTATAATTCGTGAATCCGGACGGATGAACCGGCTAAAGTTAGCCATTGCATAATATTGTTTTGTCAATTCGTAATTGGCTTCTTCTGAAAATTCAGAATGAATAAATCCCCAGTTATTATTTGCACTCTCATCCTCAATGGCCTGCCAATAAATCCATGCGGCGGGTTGGAGCATTCGCAAATCATAAGTAATACGTTCAGCTAGTTCCAGTACACTGCTCATATCCTGATGATTATGCGGTTCACTCCCTCCTGTTCCATATTCAGACATCCATAGCTTCTTACCGTTCTGTTGCGCGAAGTCGCGGAGCTCCTCAAGCTTGGCTCCATTATAAGAATGTGTATTAATCTGAGACAAACGGTTTAACGTTGCTTCATCGTAACCCTCAAGCATATCAACCGTTTCATCAACGCTATTCTCATCAGGTCCACTGATTACGGTATCCGTAATTCCTTTGGACTGAAGTGACTCAGCAACTTTTTGAATGATTTCCATTTGCTTATCCACACTAAAATGACTACCCTCTTGAATATTTCCCTTCTTCCACCAATTCGAAGCTGGTTCATTAAGAGGGTTAAGTGTCTGGAACGTCACTCCCCATCTTTCCTTGTATTGCTTAACTACCTCGGTTAAATAATCAGAAAATTCATCAAAATACTCATCCTTCAGGTTATTTCCTCCATCAACAGCACCTGTGACGGACCCGCTAACAGTCATCCAGTATGGCGGTGAATTGGAGAATGCTTCAGCTATCGTTGCTCCGCGTTGTAATGCACCAAGTAGAACTGTTCGTTGACCTGCGTCAGCGTCCCAATCCCATTTCCCCTTCTCAGGCTTAAAGCCTGGGACATCCCCTCCAGGGCGCAATGTATTATTCTCAATATGTGGATCTTCTCCGCCACCGATATTGTAACGTACGATATTCAGTCCAAGACCCTTTTCCGCATCGAACACCAGATCCATTACTTCATCTAGTTTCTTTTGATCCGACCATTGTCCGAGTACATTCGCCCACCAAGCAAGTGAAGTTCCCCAGCCCTCAAAGCCGTCATATCCCTCTTCTGGTCGAACTTGGATGGCATCACTATCTAGACTCAAAGTTGTGAGTGCTTTATTATCTTGAGATTGATTCAACTTCATTCCTCCCCATACTCCTGCTGTAATCACTATTATGCTAAGGCTTATCAGCAATCCTAAATGTTTAGGTCTTCTCATTTGCCGCTATTCCACTTTATATAAGCCCGCTTAAATCCTATAGACGATATAACTGCACGATGGCCCGACTGAATGGCCTCAATAAGCAAAGAGAATCGATTCGTTCCCTTTCTTAACCAAACACCCGGCAGATATATCTTTTCTTGCGAACCTCCGCTCATCACAGGTTGGTCCCCTGTGCATGGTAGCCAAATTCTACTCACAATCCGCCCATTGTAAAAAGCAGTTAGTTTAGCATTAGAACCAACTATTTGAACCACCCGGTCGTTTATTTCACTCTCCTCATTCCACTCACTCTGCAGCCATAGTACTTCTCCTGGAGACATTTCAAGAGGACCTTCCTGCTGATTTGAGACTTTAAAAGACTCTTCCGCATCTTCCCAAAGCTGTCGTTCCTCAGCGCTGTAAAGTGTCCAATCGTTCATCTGATGCCCCTTGAGGAGCGATATGGAGCCTGCTGACTGACGGAATTGCCGTTCCAGATAAAGTGTAATTTCAACTGTTTTTCCCGGAACAATAAAAGGAGTAAGATCAAAATAAGGATCGGCCAGACTGACTTCACCAGCTAGCAACTTATTCACAAAAACAACAGCCCTTACCTGAATACCATTAAAATGAATAATATAACTGCAATTTAATTGATTTGACGAAGTAAACTCTTTTGTATACAGGCCCGTTTCCACTTTTCCGGTAAATATCCAGCTTCCCCAATCAATAACGCCACAGTCGTGGGAATGCTCGCTTGGTTCAGGCAGCGTGTGCTCTTCACTTAATCTACTGCATGGACGAAACCTCCAATTGTGATTCCAGTTTGATTCATGTGCAACTGCAACAACGCTCTTCAAGCCCTTCATTGATGATTGTTGCAATGAAGGAAGCAAAATATCATCAAAATTTGTATGTCCCCATATTTCTGCGCGAAGTTCACAGCTTTCCAGCTTAGCCATCCCTTCGCTAAAAGGAATATATTTACTGCTTCCGCCCGAAATAACTGTCCCTTCATATTTCCCATTAGCATAAATACTTACAATGTCCGAAGCATTCTGAAGCCATATCCCCTTAACAACTTCGTTCTCTTCTGCCAAGGAAAGCTTCGCCTCGTACCAGGCAAAGCCACGGTTAATCCCCAACTTCTCCAAATACATAGGAACAGCTTCCAAATGCTCCTTGCCAAGTGTCCTCTCATTAAATGCAGGAGATATATACCAGCTCAAACCCTTAATATCCTCTTGTTCAAATCCTTCTTTCTGCTCAACATAATACTGTAATTCTCCGTCATCCTGTATCACTTTAAGCTGCTTTGCCTGCTTACGCTGTAAAATGATGACTTGTAGCTTTCTCCCATCCACATCGCGAAGCTGAACCTTAGCTTCCGCAGACCCGGAGTTTAGGATGGTTGTATTGCCATTCCGGCGAACTTCAACACCGACAGAGATTACTTCAACTGTGTCTTGGAAATCAAAGCAAACCTCAGCTGTCCCATCGGAACAAAAAACAAGTATGGTCTCGCTATGATTTTCTTGGACTTCGAACAATTCTGCCGTGGAGTATACTAGAGTTCCTCTAGCTCCCCACATAGCCAGCGGTATTTTAAAGGGCAGAATAGGGCAACTACCTGAGGCAATCGAAAGCTCAGTGTATAACGGGAATACACTTCCTTCTCCCTGAATAGATACCGTTCCGGTGTGCCCCTCTACATTAGGCAGTGATATCAAATAGCCCCCACCTACCAATTTCAATAAATAGCGCATACCAGCGTTTTCCTGCAGACTTGTTTTTATCTTTATAAAGCTCGGAACTGGCTCTGCTAAAGCAAGCGAGCTACCAAATGTTCGAAGCAAGCCTGAGAGTAGCCGACCTTCATAGTACTCCGGACGTTGTTCACCATAGGGTGTAATCATTCCATGGAAATCATAATCTGAGGTCAATAATGCAAGCGGATCACCCCAGTTATTGATGGCGTTGTTGAATCCAAAATTGGTTCCTGAGACTTGAAGATACGGCCCTAACAGTTTCGCCCCACTTCCAAGTAGTCTGCGTAGTAAGAAATGTGAACGATTCGTTTCTGTCACAGACAACGGATAATTTCTATCCTTCAGGTCATTGTAATAAGCCACTACCCGATCTTCAAAATCTGCGTCCATATCATTCGGATAAAAGTTGCATGTCGGCATTACACCTTCGGCATTACCGGTAGCTCTATACAAATTCCCTTGCCCCGCGCATGCAAATAGGGGAACGCTCACCTTATATTGCAGTGCCAAATCACGTAGAGCAGATATATAGCCATTCGGATCTTTGCAGTTATAGAAATCCAGTTCGTTATCCAATTGAATGCCTATGACCGTTCCTTGTACACCCAGTTCATATTTCTTGAGAATAGGCATAATCTGTGCAAACCAGCGGGAAACCTCATTCAAAAATAAAGAATTATTATCTCGTAAGCGAAGCCCATCGATCGCAAGCAAATATGCTGGCAATGCTCCGCCATCCCATTCCGAACAGATATAGGGTCCCGGACGGGCAATCACCCACAACCCTTTTTCTTTAGCGATTTCTAGAAATTGCGAGATATTCTTTTCTTCCTTGAAGTCCCATTCACCGCGTTCCTGCTCATGATAATTCCAGGGAAAATACACATCTATCGCGTTATAGCCCGCATCCTTAACTTGCTGCATTCTCTTACTCCATTGCTCCATAGGAATACGAAAATAGAAAAGAGAAGCACATAGGATAATTTCCGGCCGACCTTCAATAGTCCATCCCTTGTTACTCACTTCCACCTTGCTATTTGTTTCAACAGTACTGTTGATTTTCAACACCCCCGAGTCTAGTTACTTAATGCCGCTACTCCCGCCGCTGATATTTGCTTCATACACAAATCTCTGTCCAAGCATATAGACTATAATCATGGGAATCGTCAGAAATAGTGAAGCGACCATCACCATATTCCATGGAGGCATTTGCCCTCCTGATGCTGTACTTATCAGTTGCACTCCAAGTGCCAGAGGTGTCTTCTCAGGGTCATTAATATAAATCAACGGGCCCATGAAGTTTCCCCAGTTATAGGAGAAGGAGAAAATAGCGATTGCTGACAGAATAGGAAATGTCATAGGCAGAATAATCTTGGAATAGATGCCGAAATGTCCCATTCCGTCAATCATCGCTGCTTCATCAAGGGATCTAGGTATGGCCATTATGAATTGTCGGATCAAAAAGACATTATAGGCTCCTGCAAAAAAACTAGGCACTATCAGTGGCAGGAACGTATTGACCCATCCCAGTTCCTTATAAATAATAAATTGTGGAACCATTGTGACTTCACCGGGAATCATCATCGTGCTCAGCAATATTACAAATATAATTCCGCTGCCCTTTGCTTTCAGTCGGGCAAAGCCGTAGGACACGAAAGAAGCTGATGCCACAGACCCGATTACAGTCCAGAACGTGATGATCACACTATTTTTCAAATATGTACCTAGATGATAGTTCGTGAACACCTTTGTAAAATTCTCAAAAGTAAATTCAAGCGGAATAAATGTAAAGGCTACCTTCACTGTTGTTGCATCGCTGGCAAACGCAATTGATAGCATATATATGAATGGGGCGAAGAGCAGAATCCCTACTGCGCATAAAATCACATAGGATACACCCTTTTCCATCAAGGATATTCTAGCCATT
This window of the Paenibacillus sp. FSL R10-2734 genome carries:
- a CDS encoding AraC family transcriptional regulator; translated protein: MAIFNYNSERPFRGNPDLHLHYWGREQCLPGHYFGPGVRDVYKIHFIHEGTGKVTVGEQTHILQAGQAFLTYPHIVTSYAADLSKPWTYSWVAFTGEQVAYILSKTSLSPEQPVFPMDEQLMPNLYERLIQAADTSDCLDLPLKAIMYEFFSLLLRAVPAVPDVLPLPRQKSIYVEQSLHFLHTHYCENITVEMLSSSLKLDRKYLSSLFKRTIGMPPQQYLLNYRVAKACELLTETLCTIGEISRSVGYQDPLLFSRMFKRVKGCSPKEYRVRHLENDIVL
- a CDS encoding aldo/keto reductase, which produces MMYNASTTRYDNMKYNRTGKSGLLLPAISLGLWHNFGGNDLFENGRAMARRAFDLGITHFDLANNYGPPAGSAEESFGQILKKDLAPYRDEMVISTKAGYYMWAGPYGEWGSKKYLVSSLDQSLKRMGLDYVDIFYHHRPDPNTPLEETMAALDLIVRQGKALYVGISNYNPEQTREAAQILRRLGTPCLIHQPNYSMMSRWIEDGLQDVLEEEGIGSIVFSPLQGGILTDRYLNGIAPDSRAAGPSVFLSEDAITEEKIAKVRKLNEIAAARGQKMSQLALSWVLRGGKVTSALIGASKVSQIEDAVASLNAPELSAEELEQIETILRG
- a CDS encoding ZIP family metal transporter, with amino-acid sequence METALLGSFVSAMATVLGAFPILFVKRLSEKWKDVLVAFTAGIMVSASTFGLMPQAIKESGIIALTLGLVTGVLLLDLIEKNIPHIDVENKPGYTNMDSKALLVLIALFIHNIPEGLSTGFSYASEQASLGPTVAIAIGAQNMPEGLILAVFLMNSRTSKLKALGIVTLTGLMEMVSAVVGYFTASYLQNIVGYGLAFAAGAMLFIVYKELIPESHGHGYERPSTYSFIFGLLIMVYITQIFG
- a CDS encoding GNAT family protein, whose translation is MDVRLLNSTDAEIYRNIRLQSLREHPEAFLSSYEAEKEMPIETTRSRLNLSEERFTLGGFTENGELVGVVTFIRESRSKIQHKGNVVGMYVDQKVRGQRVGQALMKELITRAAELPGLEILNLSVVSSNIPAKRLYESLGFTLYGTERNAMKLEDSYLDEDFMSLALNLYNEETVR
- a CDS encoding M3 family oligoendopeptidase, with protein sequence MNMTWNLDCLYPSFESEKLSGDRKLLSQHIQDLKIWADGNLKRKDVSAVAIENFLRLYNDYKGVYICLLAYAELTLSADNNSEEAMNLVDDIENANSEITGVVVGFKRWVSICEHLDMLIASSPYLMEHQFYLNELLLQSRYELSEEVEVAIARMQSTGSKAWSRLYMEKISSTLADIVVEGESRQVTLAELKSMAYENNATLRKAAYEAEVEAYSRIADVSAACLNGISGEALTIYGMRGYKSSLEKVLASSRMDRETLSAMLVALKESLPSFHTYYQKKADLLGHSGNLPFYDIFAPVGAENGRITYSDAKDTIVASFATFSEELTCFAQKAFDQQWIDAEPRAGKGGYGLCIDIFPIGESRIMTQFTGNAMDISILAHELGHAYHSSCLANETMLNTDYPIPIAETASIFCETIVNQTLIASSNEKEALLILERSISDAGYYLVDFYARYLFELKLYERRASGPLPVQELNELMRACMAEAYGGSIDLDTIHPYMWMNKIGYFIAGNEFLNFPYSFGLLFSKGLYAEYLNRGKDFVARYHQFLSATSKHDIVDVAKTMDVDVHSIDFWRSALKLIEDDIAAFINVM